In a genomic window of Chrysemys picta bellii isolate R12L10 chromosome 1, ASM1138683v2, whole genome shotgun sequence:
- the LOC101941730 gene encoding olfactory receptor 52R1-like, giving the protein MQEKPLCLRVGHFLPYSMSNSNTTNFTNPSTFILLGIPGLEAAHIWISIPFCAMYAIAVLGNFTILFIVKRESSLHGPMFYFLCMLAITDLVISTSTLPKMLSIFWFNSREISFRACLTQMYFIHAFSTMESGILMAMAFDRYVAICHPLRHSTILSTSVVAKIGLAVVLRSGILTLPYPLLARQWPYCRTNIIPHSYCGHMAVVKLACADISISSYYGLFDLLSVIGMDVFFIAVSYTLILQAIFHLPTKDARLKTFGTCISHLFAILALYIPGLFSSLTQRFGHNVPLHCHVLIVSVYLLVPPVLHPIIYGVRTKQIWGRLLQLFTHKEI; this is encoded by the coding sequence ATGCAGGAGAAACCCTTATGCCTTAGAGTTGGGCACTTTCTTCCATACTCCATGTCAAATTCCAACACAAccaacttcaccaacccctccaccttcatcctactTGGTATTCCAGGCCTAGAGGCAGCACATATCTGGATTTCCATTCCCTTCTGCGCTATGTACGCCATAGCCGTGTTGGGGAACTTCACTATCCTATTTATTGTGAAGAGGGAGTCAagcctccatgggcccatgttctatttcctctgcatgctggccattACCGACCTGGTCATCTCCACATCCACTCTACcgaaaatgctgagcatcttctggttcaattccagggagatcagttTCAGAGCCTGCCTCACtcagatgtacttcattcacgCCTTCTCAACGATGGAGTCTGGAATCCTCATGGCCATGGCTTTcgatcgctacgtggccatctgccatcccctgagacattccacgaTCCTGTCAACCTCTGTTGTGGCCAAGATAGGCCTGGCGGTGGTGCTGCGCAGTGGCATACTCACATTACCCTATCCCTTATTGGCAaggcagtggccatattgcagaaccaacatcatcccccactcCTATTGTGGGCATAtggctgtggtgaagctggcctgtgctgacatcagcatcagtagttactatggcctGTTTGATCTTCTCTCTGTGATCGGAATGGATGTATTTTTTATCGCCGTGTCCTATACTCTGATCCTCCAGGCCATCTTCCACCTACCCACAAAGGATGCCCGGCTCaaaacttttgggacctgcatctCTCATCTTTTTGCCATCTTAGCTTTGTACATCCCAGGTTTATTCTCCTCTCTCACGCAGCGGTTTGGCCACAATGTGCCACTTCATTGCCACGTTCTCATTGTCAGTGTATACCTGCTGGTGCCCCCCGTGCTACACCCCATCATTTacggggtgaggaccaaacagatctggggcaggctgctccagctctttactcataaagagatttaa